One Ctenopharyngodon idella isolate HZGC_01 chromosome 3, HZGC01, whole genome shotgun sequence genomic window, TGTCACTGCAAAATGAGAGGAGCAAAGTTCAAACCTTGATTTTGTCCCTGGCCAGGCCTTTCGCTGATGCTCTGCTGAGAAATGTGGTCAGGTCTTGATCGATATACTCAAACACCAAGGTCAGGTCAAACTTCTGGTTCTGCCATCCAGCTGAAACATTCAGCAACCTAAAGAGAGATGTCACAATGCTCTCAAACTGAAAACTCACAAAACTTCTCTGGTATTTGACCGTTTCCATACTCACTTGACTATGTTTGGGTGGTTGAAGTGCTCTATTTTTCGCAGAAGAGCCACTTCTCGTATCACAAACTGAGGGATGCCAGACTCCGGCTCCTCGGGGATGTTCAGTCTCTTCACCGCTATGAGGCGCTGCTGTTCGCGCCTCTCTCTGGCTTTGTACACTTTCCCGTATGAGCCCTGGCCGATTTCTGCCAAGATTTCATAATCTGAGCTCTCCCAACAGCTGTCATCCATGTTTAGATCAGATGAATCTGTCAGACCGCGTTACTGCAATAGACAAAAGTCATGAAGTGATTAAGAAAGTCGGACCGAGCTTTGTCAGGGCTTTCAATTTAACCTTCTAGCGATTCATATTATTTGGACTGTGcagtttaaaattaaataaactaatgaataaacataataattacataaatataataaatatttagaaGCATAAGTGATTAAATTATGgcggaaaaaaaatgttaagaacGACATGCCAATGACTTtaaatttgtttgtaaaattaaaaaagtttacTTAGAGATTAAAATCAATTAGATTTGACTTGATTCATAAATTGGTATCCGTATAAGATTTGACATTTCCACAATCCTGTCGAGTGACCAAAGATGGCTCACGGTGACACGAGACAAGAATTTATCCTAACATATATATCGTGATAAAATGGtgttcattaaaaaatgatcttaataCCGCGGTAAACGTGAACGTTGTGTAGCTTGTTCATATGAAAACTGtacaatataatgtaataactaACGTTACTGCCTTACCTTTTCTGTCAATGTCACCCAAAACCTTGAGCAGGAAAATCTACTCTTTTTGATCACTGACACGGATCAATATGTGTTGTTTGCCatgattttaataaaacctCGCGACATGCAGGGGTGTGAGATTTATATCGGCACCACCAGCCAATGAACAGCTGTGGATTTCTGCTGGGTTTCCCCCATCTCACTCAACAATTAAAGAAAACCTACTTTCTCACGTGGAAAGATATACATTTATGCACTGAGAATGTCaacaaaaatcataatattgtaggctataaataaaataaaaacctaCATATGTTAATACCTGTACCATGCCTTTAGacacataaaaatgcaaaatttagtTCTTAATGATTGAGTTTAGGCTTGTTTAAGATTATCATTCTTTTACTGATGATTAGACaacaaattaagaaaaaatgcatttatcaaATACAATATCtgccattttgagatttgcaGCCACACTGCCCCCTTGATGTAAAACCACATACATTCCACACAGTGATTTGTTGTTcaaatgaacacatttattCCGTATGCACAAGCATCCATTGTATATTAATTAGCACATTTATACAAGTCTGGAATATCACTGCAACTTGAAAAGGCAGCAAAACACACAGGTAAATGTGCACATGCCATCATCAGACAGcttcttaaatatataatttgcatGTAAATCCTTTATACAGACCTAGAGGCCTAGATCCACAATAATTAATCAAATCTAAGTGCAACTAAAATTTCAGTTCATACTCATTACAAAAACCCAAATTGCACAGTGCTAAGCATCTGTCTTCTGCTTttcatacactaaaaaaaaaaaaacaacagcaacaaaaaaacaggtttGGGAAAACTGCAAAGGGCTTTTACAAAAACCTTGATTAAGTGCATTATTTTACAGGTTACAGTAAAACCATCTAACTGAATCTGATTTGTTTCCCTTTAAAAGTAGATCTGAAATTATAGTAGTTTTAAACCAGTAAGGCACTTGGTTATCTCTGCATTACTGTTAGGTTGCGCAGCGgttcattttttaataatcaCACAGATCCTCCCTCTGTTCTTCTCCGGAGCCATATCTAATATATATGGACATCTGAATGATTATGAAGATTATGTGTTACTGATACTTATTCTTTCTTCTTGTTGTTGCAATTCTTGACTCTTCTGGCAAGAGAGATGGAATCTAGATGAAGATTACGGTTCAGGATGACAGAACCACACGTCAGTGCTCCTGACAATGCTCCAGCAAAACCACACAACATCATATCTTGACCTGTAAGTGAAGTGCAGATTTGAAAGAAAAAGGGGACAAAGCAGAGATCTCAGGACCTTCACTGAAATGCACTTAgcgttttcttcattttaaacagcaaatacaaaaatatgcaaAGCATGGCCCAAGTCTCAAAATATACTTTTGGATGGTATAACCATACTGTATGGACTTGCATGCATTAAGGAAGGTTTCCCAAACAGGGTTTCGTGAGTTCATGAATAGCTAAGCGATTTAATTTAGTGTGATGATTATCAAATAAAAGcctgcaatttaattaaataactaTAGTATGATGTACTgcgtgtttcagagtgaagaaagtaaaaatgaaaataccgTGTcagaaacaagtttccataacTACTGCtactattaataattattataactatttttatcaacattattattatcatcaacatcAGAGAATCgtgaacatgcaaatgtgtcgataattattgaagttttaacttaaaatctcaagGGGTACtacaagtacatttttttttttttttttttacatctaagcagtttggctgacaaaaaaaagtttatgaaagcctgcattaaagggttagttcacccaaaaatttaaattctgtcatttattactcagcctcatgtcgttccaaaccagtaagtcttatgttcatcttcagaacacaaattaagatatttttgatgaaatctgagagatttctgtcccttcatagaACAGCTAGGCAACCACTAGCAATTTgactcttcaaaaagttcataaagaaatcAGAAAACGAATCAATAtaaatcgagcggtttagtccaaattatcTACAGAGATTTGAtcgcttgttatgatgaacagattgaatttagacttttattcacatataaacattgatcagcaaacataaacagaagctcaactgaacctgcttgatgtgcgagaacaaacctcttgctgaagctcaaacatgttgCGAAACACACAAGaattaacctcattggttctcacacgtcaagcaaacatgcttgagcttccatttaccacaactgatgtgtgagttgttgaatgtttacatgtgaataaaagcctaaattaaatctgttcatcatataaagcgatcatgcCACTAaattcatatagattagttttacgaCCTCTTTATGGACCTTTTGAAActtcaaagtgtcagttgcaaaactgtctatggagggacagaaagctctcagatttcataaaaaaaaatcttcattcgtgttccaaagatgaacgaaagtcacACCCTTTGAAGGGAAAAAGGCAGAATCAGACGCAATCACCTGTGAGGAAGAGGTTTTTAATGGGTGTCTGTGGTCTGATGATGGCATTTAGTTCAATGTTGAAGCGAGGAATTCCATGATCGGCACCATAGATTTCTCCTTTAGGAGCGCCTATGTAATGTTGATTCGTGATTGGGGTGCCTGCATCCACATATTCAATCTACAGATAGAGACAGACAAAAAGGGTgtacaataaaattaaatcaaaaggacaaaaatatgcaatttagaGACAAAGACCGTGTTTGTAGAGTTCATACCCTATCCTTGATCTTAGGAAAGATCTCCGTCACTGCTTCTAATATGTTATTGATGAAAGCCTGCTTCAGCTCCTTATAATCTGTGCTTCTGTTCTTCACTTTGTCATCTTTCCACTCTTCAAACCATTCATAGTTAGCAAAGCTAACAACAGTCAAGGTGGATTTACCTGTAGGCGAAACATATTTGGATTTTGATGATGCATCAAGCAGAATTGTCAGTTATTTTTGTAGAGAACCTGTAATAATTGTTTCGATTACATCACATTCGtacgctcatgtggtcaaatgtggacaagctcaaaacactTTCGATCCAGTTTACACATGTATGTAGctttgtccacttgtgatcagaTCTTAATTCCAGATGTGAACAtcattttatctattttttttctctctaccTGGTTTTCTTTCTGGCCAGGTTGGGTCTTTGGCAGAGGGCGAGGCCACAAAAATCAAAGGGACACTTTTAGAAGATTCTTCCCTGCTCCCCTTCATGTAACCCTCCATCCTGGAAGACCAGCAGACATGTGCACATAATGAAAGCCATGCTGATTTTACAGTAGACAATGGTTGAAgaatacacaaaatattgattgcATCCTATTTAGGATAGGTAGGTTCACACTCACAGCTCATCCAAATTGTTCTCAAGGAAGATAAAGAAATTGTCTGCTTTTAGGCCCAGCTCCTCCTTTGTCCCATCCACACCAATGAAAATACTGAGACCACCATCTCCGTGCTGCACCATACTCAATTGTTTCTGGATCGCTGCACAGTACCATCGCAAAAAGACCATACAGTACGCTCACATTAAAAGAAATACTGTACAAACTTCACAGCAAAGAGGTTTCAACTTTACTGATGTCATAGCATTAAGTCTCATGTTTTAATTTCAGATATATGCTTTATTTAATTGAAAGAATGTTAGCATTGCTAAtaataatgttgttgttgttgatgctGTACTGCAATGCTAACATTGATGGATCTTTCACATAAATAAAGcatgtttaaaatatgttaaacaaaacttattaatacattaaaataataataataataatctgtatTGCAATGCTAACATTATGGGGACTTTCAATACATTATTTGAAATTTCCTTTAATGTTAGAATTACAGAATACagattactattattattaatctatatattaatattattaacaaattattgagcattgcagtgcaacaatcacaacatattattattaatcaataatataatataatataatgtttaattataCTTTAAATTCATGTAAATATTGATGATTAATAATATTTAGTGATGTCAATctaattttctgtaattaatcgcaTTTAATCGCTCCTAACATCaaatttttgaatatatttttataatatatatatataatatatacttttatattttaaatatttgatctaacaggTAGAAAgtatacagaaactgaataaaattattactgctgaaataaattaaatatagattaatgcttattaaaactacaaaaattattcagtcaaTATATTTTAGCcacgttaaactgaaaaaaattaatcgttaattttcacagcattaataacaatatattaaaatatgttgttgttgttgtctctCTCACCAGGCATAGTCTGCACATCTTTAGGCAGGAGATGCTGGTATGTATTAAAGATTCCAGCATCTGAAATCACTATGGGAGCATGTACATGCACCTCCTCCTGACCCTTCAGAACACTCACACCTGCAAAACAATCCAGTTATTAAATCCACAGAAAACATCTTTAAACATGCATGTCTTGCAAATGTCTCATTTAAATTGAATTATGTTACCAATAGCCTCTTTAGCGTCATTGAGGAGTATGCGGTTGACAGGTGCTCTAACAAGCACAGCACCTCCTGCCTTCTCAATGATAGGGATCATGTGGTAGGCGATCTCACTAGCACCACCCTTTGGGAACCAGGCACCATACATATAGTGGCACAAAAGCAAACTGTGCATGGAAAAGCTTGCTTCTTTGGGCATTTTACCTGTTTACCAAACACAAAAACCAAAGAAGTTCAGTAGCTGTGAGATATGTgcacccaaaaacaaaaactcttATTAACTAGAAATAAAAAGGGTAGACATGCAACAACAAACCGATATCTTAATTTCCAATAAAGCCAGATTATCTCACCGTAGGTCCCAAAGATGTAGCACAACACAGCTCTCAGGTCCTTATTCTGCGTGAGCTCATTCACCACATCCGTCAGGCTGCGGGACGCATAGCGGAAGAAGGTAGAGAGGCATTTGGCCAGGCCTGTGTGCACCAGGAACTTTGCCAGAGGCATCGGGAGGAG contains:
- the retsat.2 gene encoding all-trans-retinol 13,14-reductase, with translation MWIAVVLISLALVAILYIYVVGTPGPNPFGIDTREPLKPMVFDRKLKNKVLKQGFLASKVPQDLDAIVVGSGIGGLAIAVLLAKVGKKVLVLEQHDRAGGCCHTFTEQGFEFDVGIHYIGEMLDHKPLRCVIDQLTNGQLQWVPLDNPYDKVILGPPENRRMYPIYSGRKRYMDELKKCFPGEEKAIDEYVRLSKKVGNGVWFMVLLKLLPMPLAKFLVHTGLAKCLSTFFRYASRSLTDVVNELTQNKDLRAVLCYIFGTYGKMPKEASFSMHSLLLCHYMYGAWFPKGGASEIAYHMIPIIEKAGGAVLVRAPVNRILLNDAKEAIGVSVLKGQEEVHVHAPIVISDAGIFNTYQHLLPKDVQTMPAIQKQLSMVQHGDGGLSIFIGVDGTKEELGLKADNFFIFLENNLDELMEGYMKGSREESSKSVPLIFVASPSAKDPTWPERKPGKSTLTVVSFANYEWFEEWKDDKVKNRSTDYKELKQAFINNILEAVTEIFPKIKDRIEYVDAGTPITNQHYIGAPKGEIYGADHGIPRFNIELNAIIRPQTPIKNLFLTGQDMMLCGFAGALSGALTCGSVILNRNLHLDSISLARRVKNCNNKKKE